A section of the Carya illinoinensis cultivar Pawnee chromosome 12, C.illinoinensisPawnee_v1, whole genome shotgun sequence genome encodes:
- the LOC122290441 gene encoding 2S albumin seed storage protein, translated as MARLATLAALLVALLFVANAAAFRTTITTMEIDEDIDNPRRRGESCREQIQRQQYLNRCQDYLRQQCRSGGYDEDNQRQHFRQCCQQLSQMEEQCQCEGLRQAVRQQQQEEGIRGEEMEEMVQCASDLPKECGISSRSCEIRRGRF; from the coding sequence ATGGCCAGGCTCGCAACTCTAGCAGCTCTCCTTGTAGCCCTTTTGTTCGTAGCCAACGCCGCTGCCTTCCGCACCACCATAACAACCATGGAGATCGACGAGGACATTGACAACCCGAGAAGGCGAGGCGAGAGCTGCCGGGAACAGATTCAACGCCAGCAATACCTCAATCGCTGCCAGGACTACCTGAGGCAGCAATGCCGGTCAGGGGGTTATGATGAAGACAACCAGCGGCAGCATTTCAGGCAGTGCTGCCAGCAGCTGAGTCAGATGGAGGAGCAGTGCCAGTGTGAGGGGTTGAGGCAGGCGGTGAGGCAGCAGCAGCAGGAGGAGGGTATCCGGGGTGAGGAAATGGAGGAGATGGTGCAGTGTGCTAGTGACTTGCCAAAAGAATGCGGCATCAGCAGCCGGAGCTGTGAAATTCGCAGAGGCAGGTTCTAG